One genomic window of Solanum stenotomum isolate F172 chromosome 9, ASM1918654v1, whole genome shotgun sequence includes the following:
- the LOC125877963 gene encoding acylsugar acyltransferase 3-like, with amino-acid sequence MVTPKSHIVSMSKKIIKPSSPTPSSLRRHNLSFLDQIVSPLHNPLAFFYPKPENSSYDINRISTLLENSLANLLTSYYPFAGTYNDNIFIDCNDVGAEFFNVQLDIPISEILDHPYYNDDINLVYPQGCPWNTYDGTLVVAQLTLFDCGGIAVSVCISHKVADAYSVIKFITDWSNLTRDSSHAKPSILFDGASFFPQVTDTSTLPDFDVRNDGNCVTRLFHFSSSGLDKLKIIAAAESGVENPSRVEVATALIHKHAMIASGSFKPSLLCHIMGLRPPLPLNSIGNACSFFVTSTQTEDDMKLSNSVAVLRKSKEQLREKLKNVTQSDIFFKVLEITQQGAELLEYVNKDDAYKCSSLCNFGLYNMDFGWGKAIRVSSVSRGVKNQIFFMDSPTGNGMDVMVTLDEKEMEIFQSDKVILEYASPVVKM; translated from the coding sequence ATGGTTACTCCAAAGTCACACATTGTGTCCATGTCCAAGAAGATTATTAAGCCTTCTTCTCCCACTCCATCTTCACTTAGGCGTCACAATCTCTCTTTCTTGGATCAGATTGTTAGTCCTTTACATAATCCACTTGCTTTCTTCTATCCTAAACCCGAAAACTCATCGTATGACATAAACCGTATATccacacttcttgaaaattccCTGGCAAATCTATTAACCTCCTATTATCCATTTGCTGGAACTTATAACGATAACATATTTATCGATTGTAACGATGTGGGAGCTGAGTTTTTTAATGTTCAACTCGATATCCCCATCTCTGAAATTCTCGACCATCCTTATTATAATGATGATATAAATTTAGTTTATCCACAAGGTTGTCCTTGGAACACATATGACGGAACTTTAGTAGTCGCTCAACTAACACTTTTTGATTGCGGTGGAATAGCTGTCAGTGTATGCATCTCACATAAGGTCGCGGATGCATATAGTGTAATCAAGTTCATTACTGATTGGTCTAATTTAACTCGTGATTCGAGTCATGCAAAGCCGTCTATTCTGTTTGATGGAGCTTCTTTTTTCCCACAAGTTACTGATACTTCAACTTTACCTGATTTTGATGTTAGAAATGACGGAAATTGTGTGACTAGATTGTTTCATTTCTCGTCGTCTGGATTAGACAAACTAAAAATCATAGCAGCTGCAGAATCAGGCGTTGAAAATCCGAGTCGTGTTGAAGTTGCTACAGCACTTATACATAAACATGCCATGATTGCTTCAGGTTCATTTAAACCATCTTTACTCTGCCACATCATGGGTCTTCGCCCACCATTGCCTTTAAACAGCATCGGAAATGCTTGTAGCTTCTTTGTCACGTCAACACAAACAGAAGATGATATGAAACTGTCCAATTCAGTAGCTGTACTAAGAAAATCTAAGGAACAACTTcgagaaaaattgaaaaatgtgaCTCAAAGtgacatattttttaaagtacTTGAAATAACGCAACAGGGTGCAGAGTTACTGGAATACGTAAACAAGGATGATGCGTATAAGTGTAGCAGTTTGTGCAATTTCGGACTATACAATATGGATTTTGGATGGGGGAAGGCCATAAGAGTAAGCTCAGTGAGTCGCGGAGTGAAGAATCAGATATTTTTCATGGATAGTCCAACTGGAAATGGGATGGATGTAATGGTAACTTTGGATGAAAAAGAGAtggaaatatttcaaagtgacAAAGTCATCCTTGAATATGCTTCTCCAGTTGtgaaaatgtaa
- the LOC125877965 gene encoding 3-hydroxyisobutyryl-CoA hydrolase-like protein 5 encodes MGITPLPSTITTFLMPSEVMKQNREVVIAEEIGHGRVLTLNRPNNLNYVSEKVALTLGQKLEKYEKDDNAKFVILKGAGRTFSGGGDLERIYDARDSVLEGVYRIYWLFYHIHTYKKPHIALVHGMSMGGGVGLMAPMKFSVVTEKAFCSTPEANLGYHPDCGLSYILSRLPGRLGEYLGLTGVKLKGKEMVAAGLATHFVPSHKLFQLEKSLLSINNGGEEDTIRSVIDEFSTNVQIDETSVLSKLSIIDDCFSKETVEEILDSFEVEAGKRGNDWIMPVLKSIKKASPIGLKITLRSIREGRTQTLSECLRREFRITINTLRTLISYDLYEGIRAAIIDKDKSPNWNPSTLDKVHDEQLDLIFKPFDEHDLELQIPISEEEYRWGGKYENSGYCLRTK; translated from the exons ATGGGAATAACACCTCTTCCAAGTACGATCACAACATTTCTGATGCCTTCAGAAGTAATGAAACAAAATAGAGAG GTTGTTATTGCTGAGGAAATTGGGCACGGTAGAGTGCTGACCTTAAATCGGCCtaacaatttaaattatgtaTCAGAAAAAGTG GCATTAACGCTGGGGCAGAAATTGGAGAAATATGAGAAAGATGACAATGCTAAATTTGTAATCCTCAAG GGAGCTGGCCGTACATTCTCTGGTGGTGGGGATTTGGAAAGGATATATGATGCAA GGGATTCTGTCCTTGAAGGTGTTTATAGAATTTATTGGCTTTTCTACCACATTCATACTTACAAGAAACCACATATCGCTCTTGTTCATGGAATGTCAATGGGTGGTGGTGTAGGCTTAATGGCTCCAATGAAATTCTCCGTCGTCACTGAGAAAGCA TTTTGTTCCACTCCTGAAGCAAATCTAGGGTATCACCCAGATTGTGGCTTATCATACATACTCTCACGCCTTCCAGGTCGACTTG GAGAATACTTGGGCTTAACAGGAGTGAAATTGAAGGGTAAAGAAATGGTTGCTGCTGGATTAGCAACTCATTTTGTACCTTCACACAAATTATTTCAGTTAGAGAAGAGTTTACTGAGCATAAACAACGGTGGTGAAGAGGATACTATTAGATCTGTCATTGATGAATTCTCTACTAATGTTCAAATAGATGAAACAAGTGTCTTGAGCAA GTTGTCCATAATCGATGATTGTTTCTCCAAGGAAACGGTGGAGGAGATCCTGGATTCATTT GAAGTTGAAGCAGGCAAAAGAGGAAATGATTGGATTATGCCAGTGCTTAAAAGTATAAAGAAAGCATCTCCAATTGGACTGAAAATAACATTGAGATCG atACGAGAAGGAAGGACCCAAACCCTATCTGAATGTTTGAGAAGAGAATTTAGGATTACAATAAACACATTACGAACTTTAATATCTTATGATTTATATGag GGAATAAGGGCTGCCATCATTGACAAGGATAAGTCTCCAAAT tGGAACCCTTCAACTCTTGACAAGGTACACGATGAACAACTCGACTTAATCTTCAAGCCATTCGATGAACATGACTTGGAACTTCAAATTCCAATAAGTGAAGAAGAGTACAGGTGGGGAGGAAAATATGAGAATTCTGGTTATTGTCTCCGAACcaaatga